GCGCGCGAGAAGCTGTTCATGGCGAGCTACAACCGCGCCAATGGCACGACAGAAATCGACACGCGTCCGTTGGTGGCCAAGACCGCCGCGCTGCGCGCCGAGAAGGCCGCGCTGTTCGGTGAAGCCGACTGGGCCAGCTACGCAATGTGGGACCGCATGGCCGAAAAGCCCGCCACCGCGCTCGGCTTCATGGAACGCATGGTCCCCGCGCTCGCCAACACGCAGCGCCGCGAAGCCGCCATGCTCAACGAAGCGATCGCTGCCGAAGGGGGCGATTTCGAAGTCCAGCCATGGGACTGGTACCGCTATGCCAACAAGGTCAAGGCCGAACGCTACGACCTCGACGAAGACGCGATGGCGGAATATTTCCAGCTCGATACCGTGCTCGAGGACGGCGTGTTCTATGCCGCCGAAAATCTCTACGGCCTGACCTTCCAGAAGCGCAGTGACCTGCCCGTCTATCACCCCGACGTGACGACCTACACGGTGTTCGACCGCGACGGCAGCGAGCTGGGGCTGTTCTACTTCGATCCGTTCCAGCGCGAGTCCAAGCGCGGCGGGGCATGGATGAGCAACTTCGTCGACCAGAGCGATCTGTGGGGCACCAAGCCGGTGATCTACAACGTGCTCAACATTCCCAAGGCACCCGAGGGTGAAGTGCAGCTGGTCAGCTTCGACAACGTCAACACGCTGTTCCACGAATTCGGCCACGCGCTGCACGGCTTCTTCGCCGACCAGCGCTACGAAAGCCTTTCGGGCACCGCGGTCGCACGCGACTTCGTGGAGTATCCGAGCCAGGTCAACGAGATGTGGGCGACCTATCCCGAAGTGCTGTCGAACTACGCCAAGCATTACCGGACGGGGGAAACCATCCCGGCTGAAATGATCGAGAAGCTCGAGGCGGCCTCGAAGTTCAACCAGGGCTACGATTTCGGCGAAGTCGTCGAAGCCGCCCTGCTCGACATGAAGTGGGCCGCGCTGTCGCAGGCGGAAGCCGCCGCGATCGACACGCCCGAGAAGGTCACCGCCTTCGAACGCAAGTCGCTCGAGGAACTGGGGCTGGAAATCGACCTCGTCCCGCCGCGTTACCGGACGACCTATTTCAACCACATCTTCAGCTCGCCCAGCGGCTATAGCGCTGGTTATTACAGCTATCTGTGGACCGAGATGCTCGACCGCGACAGCCGCAAGTGGTTCATGGACAATGGCGGGCTCACGCGCGCCAATGGCGACCATTATCGCAAGACCGTGC
This genomic window from Qipengyuania sp. HL-TH1 contains:
- a CDS encoding M3 family metallopeptidase, whose product is MKAQILATVATAALLAGCTTAYGEDLDTMATPSADAAAIPSGTGYFAADSTLPFKTPDFSKVSEDDYIPAFEQGMAIQKAEIQAIIDNPAPPTMDNTIVALEKSGRMLGRVARVFFAVTGSNTTDRLDEINTEISPKLTAHGDSIVLNPELFARVKAVYDNRAAMTMTPEDAALLEDTYEGMVHAGALLTEAQRTRVKEINSELSEITTEFGQQARAAMADQPVVFDSREDLAGLSESDIKAAADLAAEKGYAGKYAIALQNTTQQPLLPNMTNRAAREKLFMASYNRANGTTEIDTRPLVAKTAALRAEKAALFGEADWASYAMWDRMAEKPATALGFMERMVPALANTQRREAAMLNEAIAAEGGDFEVQPWDWYRYANKVKAERYDLDEDAMAEYFQLDTVLEDGVFYAAENLYGLTFQKRSDLPVYHPDVTTYTVFDRDGSELGLFYFDPFQRESKRGGAWMSNFVDQSDLWGTKPVIYNVLNIPKAPEGEVQLVSFDNVNTLFHEFGHALHGFFADQRYESLSGTAVARDFVEYPSQVNEMWATYPEVLSNYAKHYRTGETIPAEMIEKLEAASKFNQGYDFGEVVEAALLDMKWAALSQAEAAAIDTPEKVTAFERKSLEELGLEIDLVPPRYRTTYFNHIFSSPSGYSAGYYSYLWTEMLDRDSRKWFMDNGGLTRANGDHYRKTVLSTGGTMDYFEMFRNFAGREPDVTPMLEARGLIAGDEAADSEASDGKLPPRTVN